A portion of the Pseudomonas sp. PSE14 genome contains these proteins:
- the pilP gene encoding type 4a pilus biogenesis lipoprotein PilP, producing MRGRLIICGCLLLSLNGCGAGGDFSDLQAYMDEVRARPKGAIEPLPKFQPYEAFTYSASALRSPFQPPVKIDLAVKQKGNKVVKPDETRVKQFLEGFNIETFEMVGTLSRDNQMFALVKGAGGVHRVRIGDYLGRNDGKIVAISEGKIDVIEIVPDGEGGWLERPRSLTLKERS from the coding sequence ATGAGGGGGCGCCTGATCATTTGCGGTTGTCTGCTGCTGAGTTTGAACGGGTGTGGTGCTGGAGGCGACTTCAGCGATCTGCAGGCCTATATGGACGAAGTCCGCGCGCGTCCCAAGGGGGCGATCGAGCCACTGCCCAAGTTCCAGCCGTATGAAGCGTTTACCTACAGTGCCTCGGCATTGCGCAGCCCGTTCCAGCCCCCGGTCAAGATCGACCTGGCGGTGAAGCAGAAGGGCAACAAGGTGGTCAAGCCTGACGAAACCCGGGTCAAGCAGTTCCTGGAAGGCTTCAATATCGAGACCTTCGAGATGGTGGGAACCTTGTCCAGGGATAACCAGATGTTCGCTCTCGTAAAAGGTGCAGGAGGGGTGCACCGGGTGCGGATCGGCGACTATCTGGGGCGCAACGACGGCAAGATCGTTGCCATCAGCGAAGGCAAGATCGACGTGATTGAAATCGTTCCTGATGGCGAAGGGGGCTGGCTCGAGCGTCCGCGCAGCCTGACCCTCAAGGAACGCTCCTAA
- the pilO gene encoding type 4a pilus biogenesis protein PilO, whose amino-acid sequence MSLASSLESLRKIDINDLDLNNLGSWPAAVKVIACILLTAVVLALGYNFHLKDMQEQLDRQRAEEETLKQQFSSKAFQAANLEAYKTQMKEMEESFGALLRQLPSDTEVPGLLEDITRTGLGSGLEFEEIKLLPEVTQQFYIELPIQISVVGGYHDLATFVSGVSSLPRIVTLHDFEIKPASADSTSRLRMTILAKTYRYNDKGTKVNAPSAGAKK is encoded by the coding sequence ATGAGTCTGGCCAGTTCCCTCGAGAGCTTGCGCAAGATCGACATCAACGACCTTGACCTGAACAACCTTGGCTCCTGGCCGGCGGCGGTCAAGGTCATCGCCTGTATCCTGCTCACGGCCGTGGTACTCGCGCTTGGCTACAACTTCCATCTGAAGGACATGCAGGAACAACTGGATCGGCAGCGCGCTGAAGAGGAAACGCTCAAGCAGCAGTTTTCCTCCAAGGCATTCCAGGCGGCCAATCTGGAAGCCTACAAGACTCAGATGAAGGAAATGGAAGAGTCCTTCGGCGCCTTGCTGCGGCAGCTGCCCAGTGACACCGAAGTGCCCGGCCTGCTCGAAGACATCACCCGTACCGGCCTGGGGAGTGGTCTCGAGTTCGAGGAGATCAAGCTGCTGCCGGAAGTGACCCAGCAGTTCTATATCGAGTTGCCCATCCAGATCAGTGTCGTGGGCGGTTATCACGACCTGGCGACTTTCGTCAGTGGTGTGTCCAGCCTTCCGCGCATCGTCACCTTGCACGACTTCGAGATCAAGCCGGCCAGCGCCGACAGTACGTCCAGGCTGAGGATGACCATCCTGGCCAAGACCTATCGCTATAACGACAAGGGCACGAAGGTCAATGCCCCGAGCGCGGGAGCCAAGAAATGA
- the pilN gene encoding type 4a pilus biogenesis protein PilN, which yields MTRINLLPWREQLREERKQRFLVTLGAVLLASGALVFLGDQYFNAAIENQNARNDFLRKEITVLDARIKEISELKTRRQQLLERMKIISDLQGNRPIIGRVFDQLVRTLPDGVYFTDLKMTGKSIAIAGAAESNNRVSNLMRNLDASEWLKAPNLTEVKAVTQGAVDQANIFQLTVQQTQPGAEEAEQKNVAQGAKK from the coding sequence ATGACTCGCATCAACCTATTGCCGTGGCGGGAACAGCTGCGCGAGGAGCGCAAGCAGCGCTTCCTCGTGACTCTGGGGGCGGTGCTGCTGGCCTCGGGGGCGCTGGTCTTCCTGGGTGACCAGTACTTCAATGCGGCCATCGAGAACCAGAACGCGCGCAATGATTTCCTGCGCAAGGAAATCACCGTGCTTGATGCGCGGATCAAGGAAATCAGCGAGCTGAAGACTCGCCGCCAGCAGTTGCTGGAGCGTATGAAGATCATTTCGGATCTGCAGGGCAACCGACCGATCATTGGCCGTGTGTTCGATCAGTTGGTCCGTACGTTGCCCGACGGTGTCTATTTCACCGACCTGAAGATGACCGGGAAGTCCATCGCCATCGCAGGGGCGGCCGAGTCGAACAACCGGGTGTCCAACCTGATGCGTAACCTGGATGCTTCCGAGTGGCTGAAGGCGCCGAACCTGACTGAAGTGAAGGCGGTGACCCAGGGCGCTGTGGACCAGGCGAACATCTTCCAGCTGACGGTTCAGCAGACCCAGCCCGGAGCGGAAGAGGCGGAGCAGAAGAACGTCGCGCAAGGAGCCAAGAAATGA
- a CDS encoding pilus assembly protein PilM: MLGLFNKKANTLLGIDISSTSVKLLELSRSGGRYKVEAYAVEPLPPNAVVEKNIAELEGVGQALSRVVAKARTGVKTAAVAVAGSAVITKTIEMDGGLSEDELENQLKIEADQYIPYPLEEVAIDFEVQGASARNAERVDVLLAACRKENVEVREAALALSGLTAKVVDVEAYALERAFSLLGDQLGGNADELTVAVVDIGATMTTLSVLHHGRTIYTREQLFGGRQLTEEIQRRYGLSVEEAGLAKKQGGLPDDYDSEVLQPFKDAVVQQVSRSLQFFFAAGQFNDVDYILLAGGTASIPDLDRLIQQKIGTPTLVANPFTDMVLSGKVNAGALASDAPALMIACGLAMRSFD, from the coding sequence GTGCTAGGGCTATTCAATAAGAAAGCGAACACGCTGCTGGGGATAGACATCAGTTCGACTTCGGTCAAACTCCTCGAACTGAGCCGCTCGGGAGGCCGCTACAAGGTAGAGGCCTACGCCGTGGAGCCGCTCCCTCCCAATGCAGTGGTAGAAAAGAACATCGCTGAGCTGGAGGGTGTCGGCCAGGCGTTGTCACGTGTGGTCGCCAAGGCGCGCACCGGCGTGAAGACGGCTGCGGTCGCGGTCGCTGGCTCGGCGGTCATCACCAAGACCATCGAGATGGATGGCGGTCTCTCGGAAGACGAGCTGGAAAACCAGCTCAAGATCGAGGCCGACCAGTACATTCCCTATCCCCTCGAAGAAGTCGCGATCGACTTTGAAGTCCAGGGCGCATCCGCACGGAACGCCGAGCGCGTTGACGTACTCCTCGCCGCCTGTCGGAAGGAAAACGTTGAAGTGCGCGAGGCGGCGCTGGCGCTGTCGGGGCTGACCGCCAAGGTCGTCGATGTCGAGGCCTACGCGCTGGAGCGAGCCTTCAGTCTGCTCGGCGATCAGTTGGGTGGCAATGCCGACGAACTCACAGTTGCGGTGGTCGACATCGGCGCCACCATGACCACGCTGAGCGTGCTGCACCACGGCCGCACCATCTATACACGCGAACAACTGTTCGGCGGGCGCCAGCTCACCGAGGAGATTCAGCGTCGCTATGGCCTGTCGGTGGAAGAAGCTGGTCTTGCCAAAAAGCAGGGCGGTCTTCCGGATGACTATGACAGCGAAGTTTTGCAACCGTTCAAGGATGCGGTCGTTCAACAGGTCTCCCGTTCGCTGCAGTTCTTCTTCGCCGCCGGTCAGTTCAACGACGTGGACTACATCCTGCTGGCAGGCGGAACGGCTTCCATTCCGGACCTGGACAGATTGATCCAGCAGAAGATCGGTACTCCGACACTCGTGGCCAACCCCTTCACCGACATGGTGCTGAGCGGAAAGGTCAATGCGGGGGCGCTGGCCAGTGACGCGCCGGCGCTGATGATTGCCTGCGGTCTGGCGATGAGGAGTTTCGACTGA